Proteins encoded in a region of the Streptomyces sp. NBC_00310 genome:
- a CDS encoding GTP-binding protein, which yields MDFGSSESGRATTSAKIVVAGGFGVGKTTFVGAVSEINPLRTEAVMTSASAGIDDLTHTGDKTTTTVAMDFGRITLDQDLILYLFGTPGQDRFWFMWDDLVRGAIGAIVLVDTRRLADCFPAVDYFENSGLPFVIALNGFEGHQPYTPDEVREALQIGPDTPIITTDARHRSDAKSALITLVEHALMARLR from the coding sequence GTGGACTTCGGAAGCTCTGAATCGGGGCGGGCCACCACCTCGGCGAAGATCGTGGTGGCGGGTGGCTTCGGCGTGGGCAAGACCACGTTCGTCGGGGCCGTCTCGGAGATCAACCCGCTGCGTACCGAGGCCGTCATGACGTCCGCGTCCGCGGGCATCGACGACCTCACCCACACCGGAGACAAGACGACCACCACGGTCGCCATGGACTTCGGCCGCATCACCCTCGACCAGGACCTGATCCTGTACCTGTTCGGCACCCCCGGCCAGGACCGCTTCTGGTTCATGTGGGACGACCTCGTACGCGGCGCCATCGGCGCCATCGTCCTCGTCGACACCCGCCGCCTCGCCGACTGCTTCCCCGCCGTCGACTACTTCGAGAACAGCGGCCTCCCCTTCGTCATCGCGTTGAACGGCTTCGAGGGGCACCAGCCCTACACGCCGGACGAGGTCCGCGAGGCGCTCCAGATCGGGCCCGACACCCCGATCATCACGACGGACGCGCGGCATCGCTCGGACGCGAAGAGCGCCCTGATCACCCTGGTCGAGCACGCTCTCATGGCCCGCCTGCGGTAG
- a CDS encoding sensor histidine kinase: MRRSKKGPEPSARGNFTPPPRGAAPAQVTGPEPTAAPAPSGSRLSPRNWRVPTRLNAILLIPVLVGLVMGGFQVKGSIDTWQEAKDAEKVAKIVAAAGIYAEALLNERDLSAQPLLDGDRDSEVVKDARAFTDEKADAFHAEVVGMPSGQGLERRLRLVEEAEPSLEKLRQTAFTRAADPVQTEEGYVTVEHLLAEFSNELGLGTGNITAYGRTVYAVTLAKGAASLQRSIGTHLLVRPSEDQAVFRRQVTAFTSYAYLENIAVQEYVSGGTEADAARLESVMAQKTEEGKKQAAEAAAKDPDYVPPPDTMLKMIQAIGSGASPEDLAKQGVTYQNWMAASTLKFEGYSEVETELINRAVDEAGQIASDAQRDAYINGAIVIVALLAAFIIAGIMARQMSRSMRQLRNAAFGIAEQRLPMLVDQLSRTDPGRVDTRVAPIPINSTDEIGEVARAFDQVHREAVRLAAEQALLRGNINAIFTNLSRRNQSLIEGQLTLITDLENNEADPDQLENLFKLDHLATRMRRNGENLLVLAGEEPGRRWDQPVPLVDVLRAASSEVEQYERIELSGVPEAEIHGRAVTDLVHLLAELLENATTFSSPQTKVRVTATRLPDGRVMIEIHDKGIGLTAEDFADINHKLANPPTVDAAISQRMGLFVVGRLSDRHGIRVQLRPSGEQAGTTSLVMLPDVITHGGGGEQQQPQADQFTVSQIIPEQQHSFQQPGLAPMRTAAELGFDDSRYEVPDDIRDLDPVGRSLMREERRAALESQAHPNPQLPAGEAPRYGDDFQAPEPSYGNGATAYVDPQRSFDQQTAYEEPQQPSYDEAYFGQGNGTANGNGHLPGGNDTFSATGGYPEPGYAESGQESHTAAGANAPETYSGFEEPSYQDDWPQQQDYQGAYRSEYAPEPEPTQAADVKEPDSVGFDRPGSTPSAGHALTNAGLPRRGSTASAGGTSAGAANGRQDVAQDQPTAGGPNGDWRSANDARWQQASQLKKPKAGGVTSSGLPRRVPKANLVEGAAQTTPQGGPQISRAPEDVRGRLSNLRRGVQRGRNAGSETNGQGFGPDSTYNQER; this comes from the coding sequence GTGAGGCGAAGCAAGAAAGGTCCCGAGCCGTCGGCGCGGGGCAACTTCACCCCGCCGCCGCGCGGAGCGGCACCCGCACAAGTGACCGGACCGGAGCCGACGGCAGCTCCCGCGCCCAGCGGCAGTCGTCTCTCCCCCCGCAACTGGCGTGTACCCACTCGCCTGAACGCGATTCTCCTCATACCCGTGCTGGTCGGCCTGGTCATGGGCGGCTTCCAGGTGAAGGGCTCGATCGACACCTGGCAGGAGGCCAAGGACGCCGAGAAGGTCGCCAAGATCGTGGCCGCCGCCGGCATCTACGCCGAGGCCCTGCTCAACGAGCGCGACCTCTCCGCCCAGCCGCTGCTGGACGGCGACCGCGACAGCGAGGTCGTCAAGGACGCCCGCGCCTTCACCGACGAGAAGGCCGACGCCTTCCACGCCGAGGTCGTGGGCATGCCGTCCGGGCAGGGCCTGGAGCGCCGGCTGCGCCTGGTCGAGGAGGCCGAACCGTCGCTGGAGAAGCTCCGGCAGACCGCGTTCACCCGCGCCGCCGACCCGGTACAGACCGAAGAGGGCTACGTCACCGTCGAGCACCTCCTGGCGGAGTTCTCCAACGAGCTCGGCCTCGGTACCGGCAACATCACCGCGTACGGCCGTACGGTCTACGCGGTCACGCTCGCCAAGGGCGCCGCCTCGCTGCAGCGTTCGATCGGCACCCACCTGCTGGTCCGCCCGAGCGAGGACCAGGCGGTCTTCCGCCGGCAGGTCACCGCGTTCACCTCATACGCCTACCTGGAGAACATCGCCGTACAGGAGTACGTCTCCGGTGGCACCGAGGCCGACGCCGCTCGCCTGGAGTCGGTCATGGCGCAGAAGACCGAAGAGGGCAAGAAGCAGGCCGCCGAGGCTGCGGCCAAGGACCCCGACTACGTCCCGCCGCCGGACACCATGCTGAAGATGATCCAGGCGATCGGCAGCGGCGCCTCGCCCGAGGATCTCGCGAAGCAGGGCGTCACCTACCAGAACTGGATGGCGGCCTCCACCCTGAAGTTCGAGGGTTACAGCGAGGTCGAGACCGAGCTGATCAACCGCGCGGTGGACGAGGCCGGCCAGATCGCCTCCGACGCCCAGCGCGACGCCTACATCAACGGCGCCATCGTCATCGTCGCCCTGCTGGCCGCGTTCATCATCGCCGGGATCATGGCCCGCCAGATGAGCCGCTCGATGCGCCAGCTGCGCAACGCCGCCTTCGGCATCGCCGAGCAGCGTCTGCCGATGCTGGTCGACCAGCTCTCGCGCACCGACCCCGGCCGCGTCGACACCCGTGTGGCACCGATCCCGATCAACTCCACGGACGAGATCGGCGAAGTCGCCCGCGCCTTCGACCAGGTCCACCGCGAGGCCGTCCGGCTCGCCGCCGAGCAGGCCCTGCTGCGGGGCAACATCAACGCGATCTTCACCAACCTGTCGCGCCGCAACCAGTCGTTGATCGAGGGCCAGCTGACCCTGATCACCGACCTGGAGAACAACGAGGCCGACCCGGACCAGCTGGAGAACCTCTTCAAGCTGGACCACCTGGCGACCCGTATGCGACGCAACGGCGAGAACCTCCTGGTCCTCGCCGGCGAGGAGCCCGGCCGCCGCTGGGACCAGCCGGTCCCGCTGGTCGACGTGCTGCGCGCCGCCTCCTCCGAGGTGGAGCAGTACGAGCGCATCGAGCTCTCCGGCGTCCCGGAGGCCGAGATCCACGGCCGTGCCGTGACCGACCTCGTGCACCTGCTCGCCGAGCTCCTGGAGAACGCCACCACGTTCTCCTCCCCGCAGACCAAGGTCCGCGTCACCGCGACCCGTCTCCCCGACGGCCGTGTGATGATCGAGATCCACGACAAGGGCATCGGCCTCACCGCCGAGGACTTCGCGGACATCAACCACAAGCTGGCCAACCCGCCGACCGTGGACGCCGCGATCTCGCAGCGCATGGGTCTCTTCGTGGTCGGCCGGCTGTCCGACCGGCACGGCATCCGCGTCCAGCTGCGTCCCTCGGGCGAGCAGGCCGGTACGACCTCGCTGGTCATGCTCCCGGACGTCATCACCCATGGTGGCGGTGGCGAGCAGCAGCAGCCGCAGGCCGACCAGTTCACGGTCTCGCAGATCATCCCGGAGCAGCAGCACTCGTTCCAGCAGCCGGGCCTGGCCCCGATGCGGACCGCCGCCGAGCTGGGCTTCGACGACAGCCGCTACGAGGTTCCGGACGACATCCGCGACCTGGACCCCGTGGGCCGTTCGCTGATGCGCGAGGAGCGTCGCGCGGCCCTGGAGTCCCAGGCGCACCCGAACCCGCAGCTGCCCGCGGGCGAGGCGCCGCGCTACGGCGACGACTTCCAGGCGCCCGAGCCGTCCTACGGCAACGGCGCGACCGCGTACGTGGACCCGCAGCGGTCGTTCGACCAGCAGACGGCGTACGAGGAGCCGCAGCAGCCGTCGTACGACGAGGCGTACTTCGGCCAGGGCAACGGCACGGCGAACGGCAACGGGCACCTGCCGGGCGGGAACGACACGTTCTCCGCCACCGGCGGTTACCCTGAGCCCGGCTATGCGGAGTCCGGCCAGGAGAGCCACACGGCGGCCGGCGCGAACGCCCCGGAGACCTACTCGGGCTTCGAAGAGCCGTCCTATCAGGACGACTGGCCGCAGCAGCAGGACTACCAGGGCGCGTACCGCTCCGAGTACGCTCCGGAACCGGAACCTACGCAGGCCGCTGACGTGAAGGAGCCGGACAGCGTAGGCTTCGACCGTCCGGGATCCACCCCTTCCGCCGGCCACGCGCTGACCAACGCCGGCCTGCCCCGCCGCGGCTCCACCGCGAGCGCGGGCGGCACGAGCGCGGGCGCCGCGAACGGACGACAGGATGTGGCCCAGGACCAGCCGACGGCCGGGGGACCAAACGGCGACTGGCGCTCGGCCAACGACGCGCGCTGGCAGCAGGCCTCCCAGCTGAAGAAGCCCAAGGCAGGCGGGGTCACCTCCTCCGGTCTGCCGCGGCGGGTGCCCAAGGCCAACCTGGTCGAAGGCGCCGCCCAGACGACCCCGCAGGGAGGTCCACAGATCTCCCGCGCTCCCGAGGACGTCCGGGGCAGGCTGAGCAACCTGCGCCGGGGTGTGCAGCGTGGGCGCAACGCAGGCAGTGAAACGAACGGCCAGGGCTTCGGTCCTGACAGCACCTACAACCAGGAGCGTTAG
- a CDS encoding sensor histidine kinase has product MQGRFKRDGSASAEPEPHKGAGNGSSPQHAQNPGPAEIGDGGERSGRPGASVAPTPPGKPKGGTKAGATSGGSRIALRNWRISTRLVSLLALPVVAATSLGALRIGDNVDDIQQLDNMRLLTDMTKQATELAAALQQERDLSAGPLAHGLDATDFTVKGTREKTDQARIQFTDATQAAETANTTAKMPGVRDSLVRVVRELYNLSSIRKNAYVDPKNSTQTVEAYHRLIGQLLDLSTDMAEATSNPDMIKRTRALAAFSSAKEYASIQRAVIAAALPATDDKGGKLSENDRLYANSALSNEESDRSTFSDIYGSGAEELTKPIDDASPTIEAADVYADRVLASAGGLGGQDNRSYKDWTDDSSAKIEQMKKIEGSLLEEMEQTARNLRADAEQEAIISGALILLVLGVSLVGAFVVARSMIRSLRRLQDTATKVAQDRLPELVKQLSESDPQDVDTSVESVGVHSRDEIGQVAAAFDDVHREAVRLAAEQALLRGNVNAMFTNLSRRSQGLIQRQLSLISELESREADPDQLSSLFKLDHLATRMRRNGENLLVLAGEEPGRRWTRPVPLVDVLRAAASEVEQYERIELSSVPTTEVAGRVVNDLVHLLAELLENATSFSSPQTKVKVTGHALPDGRVLIEIHDTGIGLSPEDLAAINERLASPPTVDVSVSRRMGLFVVGRLSQRHGIRIQLRPSDSGGTTALVMLPVDVAQGNKKPTPGKPGQGGPSTGGPAAAQAAAGAAAARRQAGNQSGPPLGGGPSAGGLLGAPPQRGQVGAGQGPRAALPGNPSGPGGFGNPGGPRGPQGGPPVPPQGGRPAPAGSGAGGFGGGQAPGAPQGLQAAGTGGPGTFESFDDSGRQGGFPGGGSGLRPAGGADGGPGAVPPKQGKERSGRRRPQLPGRGGPRAELPGGNSPSRTPSWSDDNAQPPVPRASLDAPRGHEEQPDVTAPMPRVDPHQTPGSPTDFPRSPRADYDSRRPGADTPQNGTGSYVRSDVFGGAGAPPAPSGPPRGASQDPSSTGQFAMPGYDGSGTGQFPAPGRQNPQDTGQYGVPGRQNPQDTGQYGAPARQNGQGTGQFNPQGRQNSQDTGQFERPQVNGESYGAPRPPVPPQRPPVPPQRPARPQEPEALPPATGPMDGRTPLYDTLETNWFHGQGGQNGQNGQQQGNGSAQQQAAPAPQTPAAPQRPATPTAPASPTWRSTPNDDLVRQAERARQPSAGGVTTSGLPRRVPRANLVPGTAQQQQHQTGPQVSRSPDDVRGRLTNLRRGIAQGRQAGTGQTGSFPSPTHQQER; this is encoded by the coding sequence GTGCAGGGACGTTTCAAGAGGGATGGCAGCGCTTCGGCGGAGCCGGAGCCACACAAGGGAGCCGGTAACGGTTCCTCCCCCCAGCACGCCCAGAACCCGGGTCCGGCGGAGATCGGCGACGGCGGGGAGCGCTCCGGGCGCCCCGGCGCGTCAGTTGCTCCCACGCCGCCCGGGAAGCCCAAGGGCGGCACCAAGGCCGGCGCCACGAGCGGCGGCTCCCGAATAGCCCTGCGCAACTGGCGCATCTCGACCCGTCTTGTGTCGTTGCTCGCGCTCCCCGTGGTGGCGGCGACCTCGCTCGGCGCGCTGCGCATCGGCGACAACGTGGACGACATCCAGCAGCTCGACAACATGCGGCTGCTGACCGACATGACGAAGCAGGCGACCGAGCTCGCCGCCGCGCTCCAGCAGGAGCGCGACCTGTCCGCCGGCCCCCTCGCCCACGGTCTGGACGCCACCGACTTCACCGTCAAGGGCACCCGCGAGAAGACGGACCAGGCCCGCATCCAGTTCACGGACGCGACCCAGGCCGCCGAGACCGCGAACACCACGGCGAAGATGCCCGGCGTCCGCGACAGCCTCGTCCGGGTCGTGCGCGAGCTCTACAACCTCAGCAGCATCCGCAAGAACGCCTACGTGGACCCCAAGAACTCCACGCAGACGGTCGAGGCCTACCACCGCCTGATCGGCCAGTTGCTGGACCTCTCCACGGACATGGCCGAGGCCACCAGCAACCCGGACATGATCAAGCGGACCCGTGCCCTGGCGGCGTTCTCGTCCGCCAAGGAGTACGCCTCCATCCAGCGCGCGGTCATCGCGGCGGCCCTGCCCGCGACCGACGACAAGGGCGGCAAGCTCTCCGAGAACGACCGGCTGTACGCGAACTCCGCGCTCTCGAACGAGGAGTCCGACCGCAGCACCTTCTCCGACATCTACGGTTCCGGTGCCGAGGAACTGACCAAGCCGATCGACGACGCGAGCCCCACCATTGAGGCCGCCGACGTCTACGCGGACCGGGTCCTCGCCAGCGCCGGCGGTCTGGGCGGGCAGGACAACCGCTCGTACAAGGACTGGACCGACGACTCCTCGGCCAAGATCGAGCAGATGAAGAAGATCGAGGGCTCGCTCCTCGAGGAGATGGAGCAGACCGCTCGTAATCTCCGCGCCGACGCCGAGCAAGAGGCGATCATCTCCGGTGCGCTGATCCTGCTCGTCCTCGGTGTCTCCCTGGTCGGCGCGTTCGTCGTGGCCCGGTCCATGATCCGCTCGCTGCGCCGGCTGCAGGACACCGCGACCAAGGTCGCCCAGGACCGGCTGCCCGAGCTGGTCAAGCAGCTCTCGGAGTCGGACCCGCAGGACGTCGACACCTCCGTCGAGTCGGTCGGTGTGCACTCCCGGGACGAGATCGGCCAGGTGGCCGCGGCCTTCGACGACGTGCACCGCGAGGCCGTCCGCCTCGCCGCCGAGCAGGCCCTGCTCCGGGGCAACGTCAACGCGATGTTCACCAACCTCTCGCGCCGCTCCCAGGGCCTCATCCAGCGTCAGCTGTCGCTCATCTCCGAACTGGAGTCCCGCGAGGCCGACCCGGACCAGCTGTCCTCCCTCTTCAAGCTCGACCACCTCGCGACCCGCATGCGCCGTAACGGTGAGAACCTCCTCGTTCTCGCCGGTGAGGAGCCCGGCCGCCGCTGGACCCGTCCGGTCCCGCTGGTCGACGTGCTCCGCGCCGCCGCGTCCGAGGTGGAGCAGTACGAGCGCATCGAACTGTCCTCCGTGCCGACGACCGAGGTCGCCGGCCGCGTGGTCAACGACCTCGTGCACCTGCTCGCCGAGCTGCTGGAGAACGCCACCTCCTTCTCCTCGCCGCAGACCAAGGTCAAGGTCACCGGTCACGCCCTGCCCGACGGCCGGGTGCTGATCGAGATCCACGACACCGGTATCGGCCTCTCCCCCGAGGACCTCGCGGCGATCAACGAGCGCCTCGCCTCACCGCCCACCGTGGACGTGTCGGTCTCCCGCCGCATGGGTCTGTTCGTGGTCGGCCGGCTGTCGCAGCGCCACGGCATCCGTATCCAGCTGCGTCCGTCCGACTCGGGCGGTACGACCGCGCTGGTCATGCTTCCCGTCGACGTGGCCCAGGGCAACAAGAAGCCCACCCCGGGCAAGCCCGGCCAGGGCGGTCCTTCCACCGGTGGTCCGGCCGCCGCGCAGGCCGCGGCCGGCGCCGCCGCCGCGCGTCGCCAGGCCGGCAACCAGTCGGGTCCGCCGCTCGGCGGCGGCCCCTCCGCCGGTGGTCTCCTCGGTGCCCCTCCGCAGCGTGGGCAGGTCGGCGCGGGCCAGGGTCCGCGGGCCGCGCTGCCCGGCAACCCCAGTGGTCCGGGCGGTTTCGGCAACCCCGGTGGTCCGCGTGGGCCGCAGGGTGGTCCGCCGGTGCCCCCGCAGGGCGGCCGGCCGGCTCCGGCGGGTTCCGGTGCCGGTGGGTTCGGCGGCGGTCAGGCGCCGGGTGCCCCGCAGGGCCTGCAGGCCGCCGGGACCGGTGGCCCGGGCACCTTCGAGAGCTTCGACGACTCCGGACGCCAGGGCGGCTTCCCGGGCGGCGGCTCGGGCCTGCGCCCGGCCGGCGGGGCCGACGGCGGCCCGGGTGCCGTGCCGCCGAAGCAGGGCAAGGAACGTTCCGGCAGGCGCCGTCCGCAGTTGCCCGGCCGCGGTGGCCCGCGCGCCGAGCTGCCCGGTGGCAACTCCCCGTCGCGGACGCCCAGCTGGAGCGACGACAACGCTCAGCCGCCGGTGCCGCGCGCCTCGCTGGACGCCCCGCGCGGCCACGAGGAGCAGCCGGACGTCACCGCGCCGATGCCCCGCGTCGACCCCCACCAGACTCCGGGCTCGCCCACCGACTTCCCGCGTTCCCCGCGGGCCGACTACGACAGCCGCCGCCCCGGCGCGGACACGCCGCAGAACGGCACCGGGTCCTACGTCCGCTCCGACGTGTTCGGCGGGGCCGGTGCTCCGCCGGCGCCCTCCGGTCCGCCGCGCGGTGCTTCGCAGGACCCGTCGTCCACCGGCCAGTTCGCCATGCCGGGCTACGACGGTTCCGGCACGGGCCAGTTCCCGGCTCCGGGTCGGCAGAATCCGCAGGACACGGGACAGTACGGCGTCCCGGGCCGGCAGAACCCGCAGGACACGGGACAGTACGGTGCACCCGCCCGGCAGAACGGCCAGGGCACCGGGCAGTTCAACCCGCAGGGTCGGCAGAACTCCCAGGACACCGGCCAGTTCGAGCGGCCGCAGGTCAACGGTGAGAGCTACGGCGCGCCCCGCCCGCCGGTGCCGCCGCAGCGTCCCCCGGTGCCCCCGCAGCGCCCCGCGCGCCCGCAGGAGCCGGAGGCGCTGCCGCCGGCAACGGGTCCGATGGACGGCCGTACCCCGCTCTACGACACGCTGGAAACCAACTGGTTCCACGGTCAGGGCGGCCAGAACGGCCAGAACGGCCAGCAGCAGGGCAACGGTTCCGCGCAGCAGCAGGCCGCCCCGGCTCCCCAGACTCCGGCCGCTCCTCAGCGTCCGGCGACCCCCACCGCGCCCGCTTCCCCCACCTGGCGCAGCACACCCAACGACGACCTGGTCCGCCAGGCCGAACGCGCCCGTCAGCCTTCGGCGGGCGGGGTCACCACCTCCGGCCTGCCGCGCCGGGTCCCGCGCGCGAACCTCGTGCCGGGCACGGCTCAGCAGCAACAGCACCAAACCGGTCCGCAGGTCTCGCGTTCGCCTGACGACGTACGCGGCCGGCTGACCAATCTCCGTCGGGGCATCGCGCAGGGTCGACAGGCCGGTACCGGCCAGACCGGCAGCTTCCCGAGCCCCACTCACCAGCAGGAGCGTTAG
- a CDS encoding roadblock/LC7 domain-containing protein, whose translation MSQAAQNLNWLITNFVDNTPGVSHTVVVSADGLLLAMSEGFPRDRADQLAAVASGLTSLTAGASRIFEGGDVAQTVVEMERGFLFLMSVSDGSSLAVLAHPECDIGLVGYEMALLVDRAGAVLTPDLRAELQGSLLH comes from the coding sequence ATGAGCCAAGCGGCACAGAACCTCAACTGGTTGATCACCAACTTCGTGGACAACACCCCAGGGGTGTCCCACACCGTCGTCGTGTCCGCCGACGGTCTTCTTCTGGCGATGTCGGAAGGCTTTCCGCGCGACCGTGCCGATCAGCTCGCGGCCGTCGCCTCCGGGCTCACCTCACTCACGGCCGGGGCATCCCGGATCTTCGAGGGCGGGGACGTGGCCCAGACGGTGGTGGAGATGGAGCGCGGTTTTCTCTTCCTGATGTCCGTCTCCGACGGATCGTCCCTGGCCGTTCTCGCCCATCCCGAGTGCGACATCGGCCTGGTCGGTTACGAGATGGCGCTGCTCGTCGACCGCGCGGGCGCCGTGCTCACGCCCGACCTGCGCGCCGAACTCCAAGGCAGCTTGCTCCACTGA
- a CDS encoding DUF742 domain-containing protein, whose translation MTPPTAPHDPYAEPYGDEGDQPLVRPYAMTGGRTRPRYQLALEALISTTADPAHLMGLLPEHQRICHLCHEVKSVAEVSALLSMPLGVARILVADLAEAGLVAIHQPGGDESAGGAPDVTLLERVLSGLRKL comes from the coding sequence ATGACCCCGCCCACCGCTCCTCACGATCCGTACGCAGAGCCGTACGGAGACGAGGGGGACCAGCCGCTGGTTCGGCCGTACGCCATGACCGGTGGCCGGACGCGGCCGCGTTACCAGCTCGCCCTCGAGGCGCTGATCAGCACGACGGCAGATCCCGCGCACCTGATGGGGCTGCTTCCCGAGCACCAGCGGATCTGCCACCTCTGCCACGAGGTGAAGTCGGTGGCCGAGGTGTCGGCCCTGTTGTCCATGCCGCTCGGTGTGGCACGGATCCTTGTCGCGGACCTCGCCGAGGCCGGACTCGTCGCGATCCATCAGCCCGGTGGCGACGAGAGCGCCGGTGGCGCGCCCGACGTGACTCTGCTGGAAAGGGTGCTCAGTGGACTTCGGAAGCTCTGA